The following DNA comes from Rhizobium lusitanum.
CGACGGCGAAGCGATGACGCCCGAGCATCTGTCGAAAGCGCAGGACATCGCGCTGAAACCCGGCGACCGCGTGCGCGTCGGCACGCCGGGCGGCGGCGGCTACGGCGACCCGTTGACACGCGACCCGCAAGCCGTTGTAGAAGATGTGCGGCTCGGTCGTTATACATCGACCGAAGCGCTCGATCTCTTCGGGGTTGTCTTAACAGTGGATTGCCATACGGATACGAACGCCACCGAACGAGCCCGCGCCAGCCGCAAGGCATAGACTGGCTGCGATTGAGAAAAGAAAGAATTGGGAGACGAGAGCATGAGCCGCGAGATATTCGATTGGGCCGATCCGTTCCGGCTGACGGAACAGTTGAACGATGACGAGCGCATGGTGCTGGACACCGCCCATGCCTATGCGCAGGAGAAGCTGGCGCCTCGCGTGCTCGACGCCTTCCGCCATGAGAAGACCGATCCCTCTATCTTCCGCGAGATGGGCGAGCTTGGCCTGCTCGGGCCGACGATTGCGCCGGAATATGGCGGCGCTGGCCTCGGCTATGTCGCCTATGGCCTGATCGCCCGCGAAGTGGAGCGCGTCGACAGCGGCTATCGCTCGATGATGAGCGTGCAGTCCTCCCTCGTCATGGTACCGATCGATGCCTTCGGGTCCGAGGCGCAGAAGCAGAAATACCTGCCGAAGCTTGCTACCGGCGAATGGATCGGCTGCTTCGGTCTTACCGAACCGAACCACGGCTCCGACCCCGGCTCGATGGCGACGCGGGCCAAGAAGGTGGATGGCGGCTATCACCTCACCGGTGCCAAGACCTGGATCTCCAATGCGCCGATCGCTGATGTCTTCGTCGTCTGGGGCAAGACCGAAGACGGTGTCATCCGTGGCTTCATCCTGGAGAAGGGCTGGAAGGGTCTGTCTGCGCCCGCCATCCACGGCAAAGTCGGCCTGCGCGCCTCGATCACCGGCGAAGTCGTCATGGACAATGTCTTCGTGCCGGAAGAAAACCTGTTGCCCAATGTCTCCGGCCTCAAGGGTCCGTTTACCTGCCTCAACTCCGCCCGCTTCGGCATTGCCTGGGGAGCGCTCGGTGCTGCCGAGGATTGCTATGCCAAGGCGCGGCAATATGTGCTCGACCGCCAGCAGTTCGGCCGGCCGCTTGCCGCCAACCAGCTGATCCAGAAGAAGCTCGCCGACATGGTGACCGAGATCACGCTTGGGCTACAGGGCTGCCTGCGTCTCGGCCGCATGAAGGAAGACGGCCATCCGCCGGTGGAGCTGACCTCGATCCTGAAGCGCAACAGCTGCGGCAAGGCGCTCGATATTGCCCGCGCTGCTCGCGACATGCTTGGCGGCAACGGCATATCCGACGAGTTCGGCATCGCCCGCCATCTGGTCAACCTCGAAGTGGTCAACACCTACGAGGGCACCCATGATATCCACGCCCTCATCCTCGGCCGCGCCATTACCGGCATCGCCGCCTTTTCGAACTGAGGCCGAATAGCCAAAAAGAGAGGTGCTGTCGAACGGCAGCATCTCACGCCGGTCTATTTCTCCGGCGCGCTCGATGATTTGTCATCATGGTAGGTCAAAATACGGCGCAGTAGATAAAGCAGGGCCACTCTTTCAGCCGGATTAAGGTCGGCCATGGTCAGCTCACTGATGAGGTGCGCCGCCGGTATCATCTCCTCCAGCAGGTCCTCCGCAGCCGGCGTCAGGGACATGATGATCTTGCGTCCGTCCTGCTCATCGCCTGAGGTCGTGATCAGGCCCCGCGCGGACAACCGTTCGATGATGCCCCGGATCGTGCCCTGATCGACGGCCGTGGCCTTGACGAGTTCGGTCTGGGAACTCGGCCCATGATCGCGAAGCGCGCAGAGGGTAACGAACTGAACGGAGGTCAGATTGGGGTCGGAGGCGTTGTCCTGGAAGATCGAAAGATGCCGCTGATACACCCTGCGCAGCAGATGGCCCACCTGCTGCGTGACATCATAGTCATCCGTATCCGGCCTATCGTGCTTCACATCAGCCACCCGTTGCCAAGATTAGTGTGTATACGCGAATTTCCATGTTCTCCGAACAATTGGCAAGCTGGAAATGCGGGGTTTTTGCGCAATTTTGCCTAAAAAATACACAGAGAAAGATCTTGCATTTATAGTGAACACACCAGATCATATCGTCAGGCGACAGGCTATGGATCGCGATTGCACGCGCTCGAAATTCGATGCCGCCGATGACGTGCCGTAATAACAAGAATCAAAACAGATCAATCCAGAGAGGACGGAAATGAGAGGACTTTTTGCGATTATGGGTACGGCCCTTTGTCTGGCGGCCGGAACACAGGCGATGGCTGGCGAGATCAAGGTCGGCGAGATCAACAGCTATTCCGCGCTACCCGCATTCACCGATCCCTATAAAAAGGGTTGGCAGCTGGCGCTTGACGAGGTCAATGCGGCCGGTGGCATCAACGGCGACACGCTGGTGATCATTTCCAAGGATGACGGCGGCAAACCCGGCGACGCGCTGACGGCTGCCAACGAGCTGGTCGCAAAGGAAGGGGTGGTGATGATCTCCGGCTCCTTCTTTTCCAATGTCGGCATGGCTGTTGCCGACTTCGCCAAGCAGAAAAAGGTCTTTTACCTGGCGGGCGAACCGCTGACCGACGCAATGATCTGGTCGAAGGGCAACGATTATACCTTCCGCCTGCGTCCGCCGAATTACGTGCAGGCCGCCATGCTCGCGCAGGAAGCCGCCAAGCTGCCGGCGAAGCGCTGGGCGACCATCGCGCCGAACTACGAATACGGTCAAAGCGCCGTGGCGGTGTTCAAGGAACTGCTCCAGAAGGCCCGGCCCGACGTGGAGTTCGTCGGCGAGCAATGGCCGCCGCAGGGCAAAATCGATGCCGGCTCCGTGGCGCAGGCCATCGAGGCCGCCAAGCCGGATGCGATCCTTAACGTCGAGTTCGGTGCCGATCTGGTGAAGCTCGTGCGCGAAGGCACGACCCGCGATCTCTTCAAGGGCCGCTCAGTGGTTTCCTTCCTGACCGGCGAGCCGGAATATCTCGATCCGCTGAAGACCGATACGCCGGAAGGATGGATCGTCACCGGCTACCCTTGGTATTCCGTCGATACACCAGCGCATAAGGCCTTTCTCGACGCTTACCAGAAGCGCTACAACGACTATCCCCGCCTCGGCTCGGTGGTCGGCTATGCGCTGGTCAAGTCGATGGCAGCAATTCTCATCAAGGCCAAGTCGACGGATACGGACGCGCTGATTGCCGCCGCCAAGGGTATTTCGGTCGATACGCCGTTCGGCCCGATCACCTATCGTGCCGCGGATCATCAATCGACGCTCGGCGCCTTCATCGGCAAGACCGCGCTCAAGGATGGAAAAGGCGTGATGGTCGATTTCCAGTACCATAGTGGCAACGACTTCCTGCCGAGCGAGGCCGACGCCGCCAAGCTTCGCCCCTAACAGAGCCGTCGAAGGCCGGCGGTCGCGGCTTCATGCCCTTCCGCCGGCGAAACGGGCATACATTCCGTCATAAAGCATAGCGCCGGCATTCGCTCCGTGGATCGAATGCCACCCTTGTTAAATGGGCAGGGAGCCTCCGTTGGACCTTTATTTTCTGCAGTTCCTGACCGGGCTCTCCAATGCCGCCTCGCTGTTTCTGGTGGCATCCGGGCTATCGCTGATCTTCGGTGTGACCCGCATCGTCAATTTCGCCCATGGCGCCTTTTACATGTTGGGCGCCTATATCGCCTATAGCCTGACGACCCGCTGGGAGAGCGCCTTCGGCTTCTGGGCAGCACTGCTTGTGTCTGCCGCCATTGTCGCTGTCTGCGGTGCTCTGCTGGAAATCCTGCTGCTGCGCCGTATTTACCGTGCTCCCGAACTGTTGCAGCTTCTGGCCACCTTCGGCGTCACGCTCGTCGTCGAGGACGGCGTGCGGCTGATCTGGGGACCGGAAGATCTCGTCGGGCCACGGGCACCGGGATTGTCCGGCGCCGTCCAGATCCTCGGCCGGCCCTTTCCCGCCTATGATCTCGTGCTCATCGCGCTCGGACCCGCCGTTCTCGGCCTGCTGTGGCTGCTGCTTCACCGCTCGCGATGGGGCATTCTGGTGCGTGCCGCCACCCAGGACCGCGACATGGTCAGCGCGCTCGGCGTAAACCAGAAATGGCTTTTCACCGGGGTCTTCGCGCTCGGTGTCTTCCTGGCTGCCTTCGGTGGTGGCCTGCAAATTCCGCGCGATGCCGTCACGCACTTCATGGATCTCTCCGTCATCACCGAAGTGTTCGTCGTTGTGGTGATCGGCGGCCTCGGCAGCATCGGCGGCGTATTCCTGGCCGCCATCGTCGTCTCCGAGCTGAACGCCTTCGGCATCCTGGTGTTTCCGGGCATTTCCCTCGTGCTGATGTTCGTGGTCATGGCGGTCGTCCTTGTCCTGCGTCCCTGGGGCTTCTTCGGCAAGCCGCTGCCGGTGTCCCGCGCAGGCTATGCGGCAAGGACGACGTGGCAACCACTTGGTCCACGCAGCCGGGCCGCCGCCGGCGTGCTGATCCTTGGCGCGGTCCTGTTGCCGCTGGTGCTCGGCAATTACGGCCTCGGTGTCGCCAGCGAAGTCCTGATAGCCGTGATTTTCGCCACCAGTCTGCAGTTCATGATGTCGGTGGGCGGGCTGGACTCCTTCGGCCATGCGGCGAGCCTCGGCCTCGGCGCCTATGGAGCCGCATTGTCGGTCCAGTGGCTCGGCGCGCCAATGGAGCTTGCCCTCATCATCGGACCTGTCGTGGCGGCTGCCATATCGCTGGTCTCGGGGTGGTTCTGCGTCCGGCTGTCCAACATCTATTTCGCCATGCTCACCCTGGCCTTCGCCCAGATTTTCTGGTCGATCGCCTACCAATGGGTCGACGTCACCGGCGGCGACAACGGCATCGTCGGCGTCTGGCCGTCCGACTGGGCAAGCGGAGCCAGGGCCTTCTATTGGCTGGCGCTGGCGGCGGCAGTACTGTCGGTCGGCTGCATCCGGTATCTGACTTTTGCGCCGTTCGGCCATGCCCTGAGAGCCCTTAGGGATTCACCGCAGCGCGCCGCGGCAACCGGCATTCCGCGCCGTACCGTCCAGCATACGGCCTTCGTCGTCTCGGCCTTCTTTGCCGGCCTTGCCGGCTCGCTTCTGGCGTTTCAGAAGGGAAGCATCTTTCCCGACGTGCTCGGTATTCCGATGTCGATCGATGGGCTCGTCATGGTGCTACTCGGTGGCTTCGGCACGGTGTCGGGCGGCATCGTCGGCGCGATCGTCTACAAGACCGCCTCCATCTGGCTGATGAGCAACACCGATCTCTCCCGCATGATCCTCGGTGGCCTTATCATCCTCCTGGTCGTCGCCTTTCCGGAGGGGATCGTCGGAACGCTGGGCCGCATATGGGGAGCCCGCAAGCGGCAACCAGCAATCCTTTCACAGCCGGTCGCCAAAATGGGGGATGCGCCATGAGCCAGCCGCTTCTGTCGGTATCGCATCTGAGCAAGAGCTATCAGGGCGTCAAGGCGGTCACGGACGTCTCCTTTTCGCTTGTTCGTGGCGAGTTGATGGCGCTCATCGGCCCGAACGGTGCTGGAAAAAGCACCTGCTTCAACATGCTAAACGGGCAGATCACACCCGATGCAGGGTCCGTAACCCTCGACGGGCTCAACACATCGGGCCTTTCACCCGCCCGGATCTTCCGCCTCGGCGTCGGCCGGACATTCCAGATTGCGGAAGTCTATCTCTCCATGACGGTTCGCGAGAATGTCCAGGTGGCGATCCTGTCCCATGCCGGACATCTCTCAGGATGGACCGGCTTTTTCGGGCGGCTGGACCGCAAGTTCCGTCGCGAGGCGGAAGAACTGATTGGCCTGATCGGTCTTGGCGACCAGGCCGATCGCCCCTGTCGCGAACTTCCCTATGGCGACGTTAAACGCCTTGAGCTTGCTATTGCGCTGGCGGGCGACCCAAAGCTGTTGCTGATGGATGAGCCGGCCGCCGGAATGGCTCCGCGGGAACGCATCGAGCTGATGAAGCTGACCGCCCGGATTGTCGAGGAAAGACAGATCGGCGTTCTCTTCACCGAGCATGACATGGATATCGTCTTTGAACATGCGTCGCGGATCATTGTGCTCAATCGCGGTGTGATCATCGCGGAAGGATCGCCCGAGGCGATCCGGACCAATGCCGATGTCCAGGCCGTCTATCTCGGCTCCGGCCTGCTTTACGCCAACAGATCGGAGGGCTGATGCTGGAAGTATCGCGTCTCAATAGCTGGTACGGACCCGCGCATATCCTGTTCGACGTGGAGTTGCAGGTCGCCGAGGGCGAGGTCATCGCCCTGCTTGGCCGCAACGGCGCCGGCAAATCGACGACCTTCAAATCGATCATGAGCCTGCTCATGTCGAAACAGGGGGAGGTCCGGTTTCGCGGCGAGGATATTTCCAGGCTCGCTCCATTCGACATCGCACGCAGGGGGCTCGGTTACGTGCCGGAAGACCGGCGCATCTTCACTGGACTGACAGTGGAGGAGAATCTCGAAGTCGGACGGCAGGCGGCGCGCGACCAACACGCGGTGTGGACGCCTGAGCGCATCTACGAGATTTTCCCGAACCTCGCCGACATACGCAAGAGACCGGCCGGCAACATGAGCGGCGGCGAGCAGCAGATGCTGACCATCGGCCGAACCCTGATGGGCAATCCCCATTTGATCCTGCTAGACGAACCATCCGAAGGGCTGGCGCCCAAGATCGTCGAGCAGATGGCGGATGCTATCGTCACGATGAAGCGCGAGGGGCTGTCCATCCTGCTATCGGAACAAAACCTGCATTTTGCCCGACTGATATCCGACCGCGCCTATATTCTGGAAAAAGGCGGGATCCGATATTCCGGCACCATTGCCGAACTTGAAAGCCGCGAGGATATTCGACAGGCCTATCTCGCGATGTAACTGGCGAATATGGGGCGCGTGTTAGGTCAGCCCTTCTCCTCGCCCGTGTATTTCCATACCCGCCTTACTGCACTTCATGCACGTAGCGGTGGCTTCTGGTCGTCGCCCGATGTCGCGCAACAAGAACGGGGACGGCGGACTGATCATAGGCCACCTCGTCGATCGTCAACGCGGCATCCGGCAAGTTGAGCTGCAACAACCGAGCATCTTCTTCCGTCGCAAGCGTTGCCGCGATCTGTTCGCGAACCGCGGAAATGCGAATGCCGTAGCGATCGAGAAGAAACAGATAGAGTAGCGCGGGAATATCCTCTTTTCGTTCGGGGAATCCGGGCAGTAGGTGCGCCGGAAGCGTGATGATCTCGTGCATGACCGGCACTCCGCCGACGCTGCGCAGGCGGTGAAAAGTGATCACCTCCGTCGCGCTTTCCACTTGCAGGCTCGCGCATTCATCCTGGCTGGCCTGACGCTTCTCCAGGGACAGAATTTCCGAGGTGGAATTCTGCAACGAGCCGTCGAGGCCATGAAGACGGAAATACTGAAAGAAGAACCGCAGGCTGTGCTGTGGCGTACGTCCTGTCACGACCGTCCCCGTCTTGCGCCGGCGGCTCAACAACCCCTCATTGGTCAGATCCGCCAAAGCCCGTCGGATGGTGCCGACTGCGACGCCGAACATCTGCGAGAGCGCAATCTCGCTCGGCAGGGTCGTTCCCGCCGGCCATTTGCCCATCATGATCGCTTCCGTGACCTGCCGTTTGACCACCTCGTAAAGCGGCAGGGAAAACTCCGACGCTCGCGATGTGTCTGCTAAAAAATTGGGCATTTCGCGCAATTAATTGCCTCTTATTTGGAGTTGACTCGCGAAAGGCGAGGAAGCATCATTACTATATAGTTTATATGAATACGAGAGCAGAGTAAGTCTCCATTCTGCGCGTCTTTTTCGGAACTCAACGTGAGCAATCAAGCCTTATCACCCCAGTCGATATCATTTGCAAACGCCTTGACGGCAATCGAACGCGATGTCGAAAAAGCGGTCGAGGATCTGGCACGGATGATTGCCATCGACACCTCCTTTCCGCCCGGCACGGGCTACCCCGCCTTTGCGGATCTGATGGAAGACCTGCTGAAGCCACTGGGCTTTCACACCAGACGCGTCACGGTGCCGGATGAGCTATGGCGTGTCGCCAATGGCCCAGCTTGCGGAGAGCGCGTCAATCTGATCGCCGAGCGTCCGGCAAACAAGCCGGTGTGCGGCCTCTACTATCATGTCGATACCGTTCCCGTGGCTCCGGGCTGGCAACGCCATCCGCTGCGGCTGACGCGCGAGGGAGAGCAGCTTTTCGGGCTGGGTGCCGCCGACATGAAGGGCACGATTGCCGCGACATTGCTTGCGCTTCGCGCTGCCGAGGAATGCGGCGTCGAGCTTGCCTACGATCCGATGCTGTTGCTGTGCACGGACGAGGAAGGCGGGCTTTATCCCGGCATCCGTTACCTCGCCGAGCAGGGCATGCTGAAGGGACACATCATCAACTTCAACGGTTCGGCCGCGCCGCGCATCTGGGCCGGCTGCTTCGGTGTCTTTAATCTACAGATCACCATCAAGGGGCATGCCGTTCATGCCGGCGAAGGCAATCGCACCGGTTCGGGCGTCAACGCCATCGAGGGCGCCCTTCCCCTCCTCAATGCATTGCAGGCACTGAAGCCGAAGATCGCCGCTTTCGAGTCCAAGCTGCCTCCACCGCCACATGCGAGCGGCCCGCTACGACCGCAGCTGTCCATATCCGCCGTCAACGGCGGCACGTCCGGCGGACAGGTTGCAGCCGAGATCAAGATTCTCGTCAGCCGCCGCTATGCCCCCGAGGAAAGCTACGAAGCAGCTCGTGCAGAGATCGAGGATCTGGTGCGCGCCTGCGTGGCGCAAACGCCGGGCCTTGAGTTCGACATCGATCTCGTCGGCCATCTGATCCCGACGGCGGATCCGGATGGTCCCCATTGGCCGCGCTGGCAGAAAGCGTTGAGCCTCGGCTTCGGCTATCAGCCCTCCGACTTCAGCAAATGGGGCGCGGCCAGCTGCTCGGATTTCGGTTACGTGCAACAGGCGGGTGTCATGCAGGAGATACTGCTCGGCGGGCTTGGCCGTCCCGAAAGCTGCATCCACAGCCCGGAAGAACACACGACAACGACGGATATCATCGCGCTGGCACAGAGCATTCTCGCCTATCTCGCGCGCGATTTTTCCGCCGATCTCATTCCTGAATACTCCGCGTCAAAATAAGGGGAACACCAGATGCTGAAGTTGAACCGACGTTATTTTCTGGCCGGAACGGCAGCGCTGCTGACAGCACCGTCTCTCGGCCTTGCCCAAACCACCACGCCCGCCAAGGGAGGAACCTTGCGGATCTCCGTCGATCAGGCGGCGAGCGTGATCCATCCGCTTCTGACCCGCGTCAATCCCGAATACATGGTCACCGAGCTGCTCTATAGCAATCTGACCCGGCTGAAGGTCGACATGACCATCGAGCCGGACCTTGCCGAATCCTGGAGCGCCAACGATGCGCTGACCGAATGGACGTTCAAGCTTCGCAGCGGCGTGAAATTCCATGACGGCTCGCCCTTCACCGCCACCGATGTCGTCGAGACCTTCAAGGCGATCCTCAATCCGAACAATGCTTCGCCGGCGCGCAACAATGTCGGCCCGATCGCCGATGTCACGGCTGCCGACCCTCTGACCGCCGTCTTCAAGCTCTCAGGCCCCTATGCCGACTTCCCGGTCGCCATGGCCTATACGGTGGCCCGTATCATTCCCGCCTCGATCGCGACCGGCGATTTCAAGAAGCTGTCGACGACAGCGAACGGTACCGGCCCCTTCAAGCTCGTCTCCTATGAGCCCGATCGCCTGATCGTCGTCGAGCGCAATCCGGACTATTACGATCCGAAGCGCCCCTATCTCGATCGCGTGGAAATCCAGGTCTTCCCGGATACATCCGCGCAAACTTCGGCGCTTCTGGCCGGCGACATCGACATCGTCTCCACGGTCCAGCCCACCGAATATCTGCGCATGAAGGATGCCCAGGGCGTCAATGCGTTGCGCATTCCGTCCGGCCAGTTCTGCAACATCAATTTCGGCTGCGACACCAAGCCCTTCAACGATCCCCGCGTCCGGCGTGCCCTGGCGCTGACGGTCGACCGGCAGGCCATGGTCGATTTCGTCACCGAAGGTTTTGGAACGCCGGGCAACGACACGCCACTGAATTCTTCCTACCACTTCTACACGGACCTGCCGCTACGCCAGGCCAATATCGAGGAAGCAAAGAAGCTGCTCACCGAAGCGGGCTATCCAGACGGGTTC
Coding sequences within:
- a CDS encoding ABC transporter substrate-binding protein: MLKLNRRYFLAGTAALLTAPSLGLAQTTTPAKGGTLRISVDQAASVIHPLLTRVNPEYMVTELLYSNLTRLKVDMTIEPDLAESWSANDALTEWTFKLRSGVKFHDGSPFTATDVVETFKAILNPNNASPARNNVGPIADVTAADPLTAVFKLSGPYADFPVAMAYTVARIIPASIATGDFKKLSTTANGTGPFKLVSYEPDRLIVVERNPDYYDPKRPYLDRVEIQVFPDTSAQTSALLAGDIDIVSTVQPTEYLRMKDAQGVNALRIPSGQFCNINFGCDTKPFNDPRVRRALALTVDRQAMVDFVTEGFGTPGNDTPLNSSYHFYTDLPLRQANIEEAKKLLTEAGYPDGFEATLIASDKPSQRTQLAVALREMAKEAGIRINVQTMPHATYLDQVWKKGSFYVGFYNMQPTADAIFKLLYTSDAAWNETRWNNAAFDKVVNEARGITDEAKRSALYAEAQKLMNEEVPSIIPVFFDVLAAKRDWVSGFEVHPRASVFRLDYTALTDKAPKRS
- a CDS encoding ABC transporter ATP-binding protein codes for the protein MLEVSRLNSWYGPAHILFDVELQVAEGEVIALLGRNGAGKSTTFKSIMSLLMSKQGEVRFRGEDISRLAPFDIARRGLGYVPEDRRIFTGLTVEENLEVGRQAARDQHAVWTPERIYEIFPNLADIRKRPAGNMSGGEQQMLTIGRTLMGNPHLILLDEPSEGLAPKIVEQMADAIVTMKREGLSILLSEQNLHFARLISDRAYILEKGGIRYSGTIAELESREDIRQAYLAM
- a CDS encoding ABC transporter permease; amino-acid sequence: MDLYFLQFLTGLSNAASLFLVASGLSLIFGVTRIVNFAHGAFYMLGAYIAYSLTTRWESAFGFWAALLVSAAIVAVCGALLEILLLRRIYRAPELLQLLATFGVTLVVEDGVRLIWGPEDLVGPRAPGLSGAVQILGRPFPAYDLVLIALGPAVLGLLWLLLHRSRWGILVRAATQDRDMVSALGVNQKWLFTGVFALGVFLAAFGGGLQIPRDAVTHFMDLSVITEVFVVVVIGGLGSIGGVFLAAIVVSELNAFGILVFPGISLVLMFVVMAVVLVLRPWGFFGKPLPVSRAGYAARTTWQPLGPRSRAAAGVLILGAVLLPLVLGNYGLGVASEVLIAVIFATSLQFMMSVGGLDSFGHAASLGLGAYGAALSVQWLGAPMELALIIGPVVAAAISLVSGWFCVRLSNIYFAMLTLAFAQIFWSIAYQWVDVTGGDNGIVGVWPSDWASGARAFYWLALAAAVLSVGCIRYLTFAPFGHALRALRDSPQRAAATGIPRRTVQHTAFVVSAFFAGLAGSLLAFQKGSIFPDVLGIPMSIDGLVMVLLGGFGTVSGGIVGAIVYKTASIWLMSNTDLSRMILGGLIILLVVAFPEGIVGTLGRIWGARKRQPAILSQPVAKMGDAP
- a CDS encoding M20 family metallopeptidase; translation: MSNQALSPQSISFANALTAIERDVEKAVEDLARMIAIDTSFPPGTGYPAFADLMEDLLKPLGFHTRRVTVPDELWRVANGPACGERVNLIAERPANKPVCGLYYHVDTVPVAPGWQRHPLRLTREGEQLFGLGAADMKGTIAATLLALRAAEECGVELAYDPMLLLCTDEEGGLYPGIRYLAEQGMLKGHIINFNGSAAPRIWAGCFGVFNLQITIKGHAVHAGEGNRTGSGVNAIEGALPLLNALQALKPKIAAFESKLPPPPHASGPLRPQLSISAVNGGTSGGQVAAEIKILVSRRYAPEESYEAARAEIEDLVRACVAQTPGLEFDIDLVGHLIPTADPDGPHWPRWQKALSLGFGYQPSDFSKWGAASCSDFGYVQQAGVMQEILLGGLGRPESCIHSPEEHTTTTDIIALAQSILAYLARDFSADLIPEYSASK
- a CDS encoding GntR family transcriptional regulator; translation: MPNFLADTSRASEFSLPLYEVVKRQVTEAIMMGKWPAGTTLPSEIALSQMFGVAVGTIRRALADLTNEGLLSRRRKTGTVVTGRTPQHSLRFFFQYFRLHGLDGSLQNSTSEILSLEKRQASQDECASLQVESATEVITFHRLRSVGGVPVMHEIITLPAHLLPGFPERKEDIPALLYLFLLDRYGIRISAVREQIAATLATEEDARLLQLNLPDAALTIDEVAYDQSAVPVLVARHRATTRSHRYVHEVQ
- a CDS encoding ABC transporter ATP-binding protein; translated protein: MSQPLLSVSHLSKSYQGVKAVTDVSFSLVRGELMALIGPNGAGKSTCFNMLNGQITPDAGSVTLDGLNTSGLSPARIFRLGVGRTFQIAEVYLSMTVRENVQVAILSHAGHLSGWTGFFGRLDRKFRREAEELIGLIGLGDQADRPCRELPYGDVKRLELAIALAGDPKLLLMDEPAAGMAPRERIELMKLTARIVEERQIGVLFTEHDMDIVFEHASRIIVLNRGVIIAEGSPEAIRTNADVQAVYLGSGLLYANRSEG
- a CDS encoding MarR family winged helix-turn-helix transcriptional regulator, with product MKHDRPDTDDYDVTQQVGHLLRRVYQRHLSIFQDNASDPNLTSVQFVTLCALRDHGPSSQTELVKATAVDQGTIRGIIERLSARGLITTSGDEQDGRKIIMSLTPAAEDLLEEMIPAAHLISELTMADLNPAERVALLYLLRRILTYHDDKSSSAPEK
- a CDS encoding ABC transporter substrate-binding protein codes for the protein MRGLFAIMGTALCLAAGTQAMAGEIKVGEINSYSALPAFTDPYKKGWQLALDEVNAAGGINGDTLVIISKDDGGKPGDALTAANELVAKEGVVMISGSFFSNVGMAVADFAKQKKVFYLAGEPLTDAMIWSKGNDYTFRLRPPNYVQAAMLAQEAAKLPAKRWATIAPNYEYGQSAVAVFKELLQKARPDVEFVGEQWPPQGKIDAGSVAQAIEAAKPDAILNVEFGADLVKLVREGTTRDLFKGRSVVSFLTGEPEYLDPLKTDTPEGWIVTGYPWYSVDTPAHKAFLDAYQKRYNDYPRLGSVVGYALVKSMAAILIKAKSTDTDALIAAAKGISVDTPFGPITYRAADHQSTLGAFIGKTALKDGKGVMVDFQYHSGNDFLPSEADAAKLRP
- a CDS encoding acyl-CoA dehydrogenase: MSREIFDWADPFRLTEQLNDDERMVLDTAHAYAQEKLAPRVLDAFRHEKTDPSIFREMGELGLLGPTIAPEYGGAGLGYVAYGLIAREVERVDSGYRSMMSVQSSLVMVPIDAFGSEAQKQKYLPKLATGEWIGCFGLTEPNHGSDPGSMATRAKKVDGGYHLTGAKTWISNAPIADVFVVWGKTEDGVIRGFILEKGWKGLSAPAIHGKVGLRASITGEVVMDNVFVPEENLLPNVSGLKGPFTCLNSARFGIAWGALGAAEDCYAKARQYVLDRQQFGRPLAANQLIQKKLADMVTEITLGLQGCLRLGRMKEDGHPPVELTSILKRNSCGKALDIARAARDMLGGNGISDEFGIARHLVNLEVVNTYEGTHDIHALILGRAITGIAAFSN